One part of the Spirochaetaceae bacterium genome encodes these proteins:
- a CDS encoding DUF58 domain-containing protein, with product MDSKAKLKRLRIQSNRLLDAFFSGSYRSLFKGPGLEFYESRPYVLGDDVRFIDWNVSSRMVAPYCKVYQEERELVLTLIFDISSSMRSGFNVQKQRVAEEIFALLGFAATKNGDRVGSILFGETIEHLSISKRGERYFLGQLKKILELKPKQRGSDLELALRTAGEMMKRRGICIIVSDFKADGYWHELAMLSRRHDVIAIRIEDELDVSFPKVGFLTLSDIEEGYSMAIHSLSNRFRKDYTGYWQTMRVSWHKNCKKHGVDTLIISTQDDALAALNSFFKRRLKR from the coding sequence ATGGACTCTAAAGCTAAACTCAAGCGGCTGCGCATACAAAGCAACCGTTTATTAGATGCCTTTTTTTCGGGCAGTTACCGCTCGTTATTTAAAGGGCCGGGTCTCGAATTTTACGAATCTCGCCCCTATGTTTTGGGTGATGATGTACGGTTTATCGATTGGAATGTCTCCAGCCGTATGGTAGCCCCTTACTGTAAAGTTTATCAAGAAGAACGTGAGCTGGTATTAACTTTAATTTTTGATATTTCTTCCAGTATGCGCAGTGGTTTTAATGTCCAAAAACAGCGAGTAGCCGAAGAAATTTTTGCTTTATTAGGTTTTGCCGCTACTAAAAACGGCGACCGTGTTGGCAGTATTTTGTTTGGCGAAACGATTGAGCATTTGTCTATCTCTAAACGAGGGGAGCGTTATTTTTTAGGGCAGCTTAAAAAAATTTTAGAGCTAAAACCTAAACAAAGGGGCTCCGATTTGGAGCTTGCTTTGCGCACCGCCGGTGAAATGATGAAAAGGCGGGGTATTTGTATTATCGTTAGCGATTTTAAAGCCGATGGTTATTGGCATGAGTTAGCTATGTTAAGTCGCAGGCACGATGTTATTGCTATTAGGATAGAAGATGAATTAGATGTATCTTTTCCTAAAGTGGGCTTTCTTACTCTTAGTGATATTGAAGAGGGCTATAGTATGGCTATCCACTCGCTTTCTAACCGTTTTAGGAAAGATTATACCGGCTATTGGCAAACAATGCGTGTTTCTTGGCATAAAAACTGTAAAAAACACGGTGTAGATACTTTAATAATCTCTACCCAAGACGATGCCTTAGCGGCCCTTAACTCCTTTTTTAAAAGGAGGCTTAAACGATGA
- a CDS encoding VWA domain-containing protein yields the protein MLLLNELSYLVILLSFPVLIYLFHFRKKRGGRLLWSFKLWRLKPYRLKPVAAIFLSKLSYLLFWLAAFLLVISLSGPESTTTERLYFNRGAAIMLVLDESPSMAARDIGGESRFELAKDAIRRFISSRENDEIGLISFGREAALRVPLTLDYNFLLTSLDAVRIMELGDGTNIGMALALAALHLSHIEGRNRVVILVTDGDNNAGEIHPLTAIDILNSLGVTAFTIGVGRPGVVNVSFIHPQTGVLIDGIINDASYDEELLRRIAEQTGGLFFRAESFWGFDSAFQAVNNLERSDTRFRLITLSTAYNRQFLLVAFILALISLAIRALILREVV from the coding sequence ATGCTATTACTTAATGAGCTAAGTTATTTAGTTATTTTGCTTAGCTTTCCGGTGCTTATCTATCTTTTTCATTTTAGAAAAAAACGTGGTGGGCGGCTGTTATGGAGCTTTAAACTGTGGCGGCTTAAACCTTATCGGCTCAAACCGGTAGCGGCTATTTTTTTATCTAAACTTTCTTATTTATTGTTTTGGCTGGCGGCTTTTTTATTAGTTATTAGCTTAAGCGGACCCGAAAGTACCACTACCGAGCGGCTTTACTTTAATAGAGGAGCAGCCATTATGTTAGTGCTAGATGAATCGCCCTCGATGGCGGCACGTGATATTGGCGGCGAAAGCCGCTTCGAGCTAGCTAAAGATGCCATTAGGCGTTTTATCTCTAGCCGCGAAAACGATGAAATTGGCCTTATTTCCTTTGGCCGTGAAGCAGCTTTACGTGTGCCTTTAACTTTAGATTATAACTTTCTGCTAACCAGCCTTGATGCGGTGCGGATAATGGAGCTAGGAGACGGTACTAACATTGGTATGGCGTTGGCGTTGGCCGCTTTGCATTTAAGCCATATTGAAGGCCGTAACCGCGTGGTAATTTTAGTTACCGATGGCGATAATAATGCCGGCGAAATTCACCCTTTAACGGCCATTGATATTTTAAATTCGCTGGGGGTTACCGCTTTTACCATTGGGGTAGGCCGGCCCGGCGTAGTAAATGTTAGTTTTATTCACCCGCAAACGGGTGTACTTATTGATGGGATAATTAACGATGCCTCTTACGATGAAGAGCTGCTGAGGCGTATTGCCGAACAAACCGGCGGTCTTTTTTTTAGGGCCGAAAGCTTTTGGGGTTTCGACTCGGCTTTTCAGGCCGTTAATAATTTAGAACGCAGCGATACCCGTTTTAGGTTAATTACCTTAAGTACGGCTTATAACCGCCAATTTTTATTGGTGGCGTTTATTTTGGCTTTAATTTCGCTGGCCATCAGGGCATTAATTTTACGTGAGGTAGTATAA
- a CDS encoding VWA domain-containing protein — protein sequence MIILYRQILWLLLLLIPIAIGYLFIFKSSWRAYLSIGGNPHHKKLFTLRFMLLALSFTVFYSSAVLALADIYIGRRAVQRENLGLDVVFVLDISNSMLATDIPPSRLEAMRFTAGELAANLSSSRLALVIFKGTAVPVMPLTDDNNAVITLINHASPSHLTSPGSDLAAGINSATSLFANDNSRKKVIIVLSDGEALSGDIEEAIRLARRRDVTIFAIGVGTHEGSHLFLPSGEQIMHRSGQPVISRLEEAALITLANHTNGWYHNINEAALIETLLEALKGYEQSNFILSYVNYSLFNNFVLLAIISLIGKLAIRSARWSRLYGSF from the coding sequence ATGATTATATTATACAGACAAATTTTATGGTTACTTTTATTATTAATACCTATAGCCATAGGTTATCTCTTTATTTTTAAAAGCAGTTGGCGTGCTTATTTAAGTATTGGCGGCAACCCGCACCATAAAAAACTTTTTACTTTACGTTTTATGTTGTTGGCTTTAAGTTTTACCGTTTTTTATAGCTCGGCAGTTTTGGCTTTAGCCGATATTTATATTGGCCGCCGGGCCGTGCAGCGCGAAAATTTGGGGTTAGATGTAGTGTTTGTGTTGGATATTTCTAATAGTATGCTGGCTACCGATATTCCCCCCAGCCGCCTAGAAGCTATGCGTTTTACCGCCGGCGAGCTGGCGGCTAACCTTAGTAGCTCGCGTCTGGCTTTGGTTATCTTTAAAGGTACGGCTGTGCCGGTTATGCCTTTAACCGATGATAATAACGCTGTTATTACTTTAATTAACCATGCCAGCCCCAGCCATCTAACTAGTCCCGGCAGTGATTTAGCGGCCGGGATAAATAGCGCTACCAGTTTATTTGCTAATGATAATAGCCGTAAAAAAGTGATTATTGTGTTATCCGATGGCGAGGCTCTCTCCGGTGATATTGAAGAGGCCATTAGGTTAGCCCGCCGGCGCGACGTTACCATCTTTGCCATTGGCGTGGGCACACACGAAGGGTCGCATCTTTTTTTACCTAGCGGTGAGCAAATTATGCACCGAAGTGGGCAGCCGGTGATTAGCCGCCTAGAGGAAGCTGCGTTAATAACTTTGGCTAACCATACCAATGGCTGGTATCATAACATTAACGAGGCGGCTTTAATAGAAACCTTGCTTGAGGCGCTTAAAGGTTACGAGCAAAGTAATTTTATTTTAAGTTATGTTAATTACAGCTTATTTAATAACTTTGTGTTGTTAGCAATTATCAGCTTAATTGGCAAACTGGCTATAAGGAGTGCAAGATGGTCAAGGTTATACGGCTCGTTTTAA